One window of the Anolis sagrei isolate rAnoSag1 chromosome 5, rAnoSag1.mat, whole genome shotgun sequence genome contains the following:
- the KCNA1 gene encoding potassium voltage-gated channel subfamily A member 1, with product MTVMAGDHMDETSALPGHLQDSYRPGTHDDHECCERVVINIAGLRFETQLKTLAQFPNTLLGNPKKRMQYFDPLRNEYFFDRNRPSFDAILYYYQSGGRLRRPVNVPLEMFTEEIKFYELGEEAMEKFREDEGFIKEEERPLPDKEYQRQVWLLFEYPESSGPARVIAIVSVMVILISIVIFCLETLPALKDQDREYTGPLNRSDNSTIYYKSNIFTDPFFIVETLCIIWFSFELVVRFFACPSKAEFFKNIMNFIDIVAIIPYFITLGTEMAEQKGPPKGEQATSLAILRVIRLVRVFRIFKLSRHSKGLQILGQTLKASMRELGLLIFFLFIGVILFSSAVYFAEAEEPETHFDSIPDAFWWAVVSMTTVGYGDMYPVTIGGKIVGSLCAIAGVLTIALPVPVIVSNFNYFYHRETEGEEQAQLLRVSSPNLASDSDLSRRSSSTVSKSEYMEIEEDMNNSIDNFREANLRTGNYTIANQNCVNKSKLLTDV from the coding sequence ATGACTGTGATGGCCGGGGATCACATGGATGAGACGTCTGCTTTGCCGGGCCACCTCCAGGACAGCTATAGGCCCGGGACTCACGACGACCACGAATGCTGCGAGAGGGTCGTGATCAACATTGCGGGCCTGAGATTTGAAACCCAACTCAAAACCCTGGCCCAGTTTCCCAACACCTTGCTGGGGAACCCAAAGAAGCGCATGCAGTATTTTGACCCGCTGCGGAACGAATACTTTTTTGATCGGAACCGGCCCAGTTTTGATGCCATCCTCTATTACTACCAGTCTGGGGGGCGGCTTCGCAGGCCGGTCAACGTGCCCTTAGAGATGTTCACCGAGGAGATCAAGTTCTACGAACTGGGAGAGGAGGCCATGGAGAAATTCCGGGAAGACGAAGGGTTCATTAAAGAGGAAGAGAGGCCGTTGCCTGATAAGGAATATCAAAGGCAAGTATGGCTCCTCTTTGAATATCCCGAGAGCTCTGGGCCCGCCCGGGTCATTGCGATAGTCTCTGTCATGGTGATCTTAATCTCCATAGTGATATTTTGTCTGGAAACTTTGCCAGCCCTGAAAGACCAGGACAGGGAATATACAGGACCCCTAAACCGCAGCGACAACTCCACCATTTATTACAAGTCCAATATCTTTACCgaccccttctttattgtggagACACTCTGCATCATTTGGTTTTCCTTTGAATTGGTGGTGCGCTTTTTCGCCTGCCCCAGCAAAGCCGAGTTCTTCAAGAACATCATGAACTTCATTGACATAGTGGCCATCATCCCGTACTTCATCACTCTGGGCACAGAGATGGCTGAgcagaaggggcccccaaagggggAGCAAGCCACCTCTCTGGCCATCCTCAGAGTCATCAGATTGGTAAGAGTCTTTAGAATCTTCAAACTCTCAAGACACTCTAAGGGCCTTCAGATCCTGGGACAGACCCTCAAAGCGAGCATGAGGGAGTTAGGCTTACTAATCTTTTTCCTCTTCATTGGGGTGATTTTGTTCTCCAGCGCGGTGTATTTTGCTGAGGCTGAAGAACCTGAAACTCATTTCGACAGCATCCCTGATGCTTTCTGGTGGGCAGTGGTATCCATGACCACTGTAGGATATGGTGACATGTACCCTGTGACAATTGGAGGCAAAATCGTGGGCTCCTTGTGTGCCATTGCTGGTGTGCTGACAATTGCCCTGCCTGTACCTGTCATTGTGTCCAACTTCAACTACTTCTACCACCGagaaacagaaggggaagaaCAGGCTCAGTTACTTAGAGTTAGCTCTCCTAATTTAGCCTCTGACAGTGATCTGAGTCGCCGTAGCTCCTCCACAGTCAGCAAATCTGAGTACATGGAGATTGAAGAGGATATGAATAATAGTATAGACAATTTTAGAGAGGCAAACCTCAGAACTGGCAACTATACCATAGCCAACCAAAACTGTGTTAATAAAAGCAAGCTGCTTACTGATGTTTAA